A region of Pseudomonas putida DNA encodes the following proteins:
- the treS gene encoding maltose alpha-D-glucosyltransferase — MAKRSRPAAFIDDPLWYKDAVIYQLHIKSFFDANNDGIGDFAGLISKLDYIAALGVNTLWLLPFYPSPRRDDGYDIAEYKAVHPDYGSMADARRFIAEAHKRGLRVITELVINHTSDQHPWFQRARLAKRGSKARDFYVWSDDDQKYDGTRIIFLDTEKSNWTWDPVAGQYFWHRFYSHQPDLNFDNPQVLKAVIGVMRFWLDLGVDGLRLDAIPYLIERDGTNNENLPETHRVLKAIRAEIDANYPDRMLLAEANQWPEDTRPYFGEGDGDECHMAFHFPLMPRMYMALAMEDRFPITDILRQTPEIPANCQWAIFLRNHDELTLEMVTDRERDYLWNYYAEDRRARINLGIRRRLAPLLQRDRRRIELLTSLLLSMPGTPTLYYGDELGMGDNIYLGDRDGVRTPMQWSPDRNGGFSRADPQRLVLPPIMDPLYGYQTVNVEAQSHDPHSLLNWNRRLLAVRNQQKAFGRGSIRMLTPSNRRILAYLREYTDQDGNSEVILCVANVSRAAQAAELELSQYADKVPVEMLGGSAFPPIGQLPFLLTLPPYAFYWFLLASHDRMPSWHIQATEGLPELTTLVLRKRLEELLEAPSSETLESAILPQYLPKRRWFAGKEGPIDQVRLRYGVRFGTATTPVLLSELEVLSEGVLNHYQLPFGLLPEEQINSALPQQLALSRVRRGRQVGLITDAFVLEPFIRAVLRACQERHQLPCGNGLGELRFACTEQLARLGLSEDSPVRYLSAEQSNSSVVVADRVVLKLIRRVNPGIHPELEMSAYLTAAGYTNISPLLAWVSRVDEHATEHLLMIAQGYLSNQGDAWAWTQNTLERAIRDEMEPSSTASEAHTDALAELDGFAALLGQRLGEMHLLLAAPTDDAAFQPRPSGTQDSERWSRQISADLTHALDLLAQHRDNLDSDSQALVDDLQQQRDGLTQHIDDLARQAQGGLLMRVHGDLHLGQVLVVQGDAYLIDFEGEPARPLEERRARHSPYKDVSGVLRSFDYAAAMILRSASAVDLSDPARKARQRVARQYLHQSRHAFVEAYGLATAAMPHAWQQAEGERAALELFCLEKAAYEITYEAENRPNWLAVPLHGLHGLISTWGES, encoded by the coding sequence ATGGCCAAGCGTTCCCGACCAGCAGCCTTCATCGACGACCCGCTGTGGTACAAGGACGCGGTGATCTATCAGCTGCACATCAAGTCGTTCTTCGACGCCAACAACGACGGCATCGGCGACTTCGCCGGGTTGATCAGCAAACTCGACTACATTGCCGCACTGGGCGTGAACACGCTCTGGCTGCTGCCGTTCTACCCCTCGCCACGGCGCGACGACGGTTATGACATCGCCGAATACAAGGCCGTGCACCCGGACTACGGCAGCATGGCCGATGCCCGGCGCTTCATTGCCGAAGCACACAAACGGGGCCTGCGGGTGATCACCGAGCTGGTCATCAACCACACCAGCGACCAGCACCCCTGGTTCCAGCGCGCCCGCCTGGCCAAGCGTGGCAGCAAGGCGCGCGACTTTTACGTGTGGTCGGATGACGACCAGAAGTACGACGGCACGCGCATCATCTTCCTCGACACCGAAAAGTCCAACTGGACCTGGGACCCGGTCGCCGGCCAGTACTTCTGGCACCGCTTCTATTCGCACCAGCCAGACCTCAACTTCGACAACCCGCAGGTGCTCAAGGCGGTGATCGGGGTGATGCGCTTCTGGCTTGACCTGGGCGTCGATGGCCTGCGCCTGGATGCCATCCCCTACCTGATCGAGCGCGATGGCACTAACAACGAAAACCTGCCCGAGACCCACCGGGTGCTCAAGGCGATCCGTGCCGAGATCGACGCCAACTACCCCGACCGCATGCTGCTGGCCGAGGCCAATCAGTGGCCCGAGGACACCCGCCCTTACTTTGGCGAGGGCGATGGCGACGAATGCCACATGGCCTTCCACTTCCCGCTGATGCCACGGATGTACATGGCCCTGGCCATGGAGGACCGCTTCCCGATCACCGACATCCTGCGCCAGACCCCGGAAATACCCGCCAACTGCCAGTGGGCGATCTTTCTGCGCAACCACGATGAGCTGACCCTGGAGATGGTCACCGACCGTGAGCGCGACTACCTGTGGAACTACTACGCCGAAGACCGCCGCGCCCGCATCAACCTTGGCATCCGCCGCAGACTGGCGCCGCTGCTGCAACGCGACCGTCGGCGCATCGAACTGCTGACCAGCCTGCTGCTGTCGATGCCCGGCACGCCGACCCTGTACTACGGCGATGAGCTGGGCATGGGCGACAACATCTACCTGGGCGACCGCGATGGTGTGCGTACGCCCATGCAATGGTCGCCGGACCGCAACGGCGGGTTCTCCCGCGCCGACCCGCAGCGCCTGGTGCTGCCGCCGATCATGGACCCGCTGTACGGCTACCAGACGGTCAACGTCGAAGCCCAGTCCCACGACCCGCATTCGCTGCTCAACTGGAACCGCCGCCTGCTCGCGGTGCGCAACCAGCAGAAGGCGTTTGGCCGTGGCAGCATTCGTATGCTCACACCGAGCAACCGGCGCATCCTCGCTTACCTGCGCGAGTACACCGACCAGGACGGCAACAGCGAAGTGATTCTCTGCGTGGCCAACGTTTCCCGCGCCGCCCAGGCCGCCGAACTCGAGCTGTCGCAATACGCCGATAAAGTACCGGTGGAGATGCTTGGCGGCAGCGCCTTTCCACCGATTGGCCAGCTGCCGTTTTTGCTGACATTGCCGCCGTATGCTTTTTACTGGTTCCTGCTGGCTTCGCACGACCGCATGCCCAGCTGGCATATCCAGGCCACTGAGGGGTTACCCGAATTGACCACACTGGTGCTGCGCAAGCGCCTGGAAGAGTTGCTCGAAGCGCCTTCCAGCGAAACGCTGGAAAGCGCGATCCTGCCGCAATACTTGCCTAAACGGCGCTGGTTCGCGGGCAAGGAAGGGCCGATCGACCAAGTTCGCCTGCGCTATGGCGTGCGCTTTGGCACGGCCACCACGCCGGTGCTGCTCAGCGAGCTGGAAGTGCTCAGCGAGGGCGTGCTCAACCATTACCAACTGCCGTTCGGCCTGTTGCCCGAAGAGCAGATCAACAGCGCCTTGCCTCAGCAACTGGCGTTATCGCGGGTGCGCCGTGGCCGACAGGTTGGCCTGATCACCGATGCGTTCGTCCTTGAACCGTTCATCCGTGCCGTGCTGCGGGCCTGTCAGGAGCGCCACCAGCTGCCCTGCGGCAATGGCCTGGGCGAGCTGCGTTTCGCGTGCACCGAACAGCTGGCCAGGTTGGGCCTTAGCGAAGACAGCCCAGTGCGCTACTTGAGCGCCGAGCAGTCCAACAGCTCGGTGGTGGTCGCTGACCGCGTGGTGCTCAAATTGATCCGACGGGTCAACCCGGGCATTCACCCCGAGCTTGAGATGAGCGCCTACTTGACAGCCGCAGGCTATACCAACATTTCGCCACTGCTGGCTTGGGTCAGCCGCGTGGATGAGCACGCGACTGAGCACCTGCTGATGATTGCCCAGGGCTACCTGAGCAATCAGGGCGATGCCTGGGCCTGGACCCAGAACACCCTGGAGCGGGCCATCCGCGACGAGATGGAACCGTCCAGCACGGCCAGCGAAGCCCACACCGATGCCCTGGCCGAACTCGACGGTTTCGCCGCCTTGCTCGGCCAGCGCCTGGGCGAGATGCACCTGCTGCTGGCGGCACCGACCGACGATGCCGCCTTCCAGCCGCGCCCAAGCGGTACCCAGGACAGCGAACGCTGGAGCCGCCAGATCAGTGCCGACCTGACCCACGCCCTCGACCTGCTGGCCCAGCACCGCGACAACCTGGACAGCGACAGCCAGGCGCTGGTCGACGACCTGCAGCAACAGCGCGACGGCCTTACCCAGCACATCGACGACCTCGCGCGTCAGGCCCAGGGTGGCCTGTTGATGCGGGTGCATGGCGACCTGCACCTGGGCCAGGTGCTGGTGGTGCAGGGCGATGCCTACCTGATCGATTTCGAGGGCGAACCGGCCCGCCCACTGGAAGAACGTCGGGCCCGTCACAGCCCTTACAAAGATGTCAGCGGCGTGCTGCGATCCTTCGACTATGCTGCTGCGATGATTCTGCGCAGCGCGTCTGCGGTGGACCTTTCGGACCCGGCGCGCAAGGCTCGGCAACGGGTTGCCAGGCAATACCTGCACCAGTCGCGGCATGCCTTTGTCGAAGCCTATGGCCTGGCCACCGCTGCCATGCCCCACGCCTGGCAGCAGGCCGAAGGCGAGCGTGCCGCACTTGAATTGTTCTGCCTGGAAAAAGCCGCGTACGAAATCACGTACGAAGCTGAAAATCGACCGAATTGGCTGGCCGTGCCTTTGCATGGCTTGCATGGACTGATCAGTACCTGGGGAGAGTCATAG
- the glgB gene encoding 1,4-alpha-glucan branching protein GlgB: MNATTRENGGLRQRDLDALARAEHADPFAVLGPHGDGAGGQFVRAFLPNALSARVLARQDGRVLAEMVQGKLPGLFTAHLDEAQPYLLHIGWAGGEQVTEDPYSFGPQLGDMDLYLFAEGNHRDLSGRFGAQPMQADGIDGVCFSVWAPNARRVSVVGDFNNWDGRRHPMRLRHSAGVWELFVPRLGVGETYKFEVLGKEGVLPLKADPLARATELPPSTASKVASALSHPWQDHDWMAQRAQRHAYNAPLSIYELHVGSWQCELDDLGEVARYYNWRELAERLVPYVQALGFTHIELMPIMEHPFGGSWGYQPLSMFAPTSRYGSAEDFAAFIDACHQGGIGVILDWVPAHFPTDEHGLARFDSTALYEYDNPLEGYHQDWNTLIYNLGRNEVRGFMLASALLWLKQFHIDGLRVDAVASMLYRDYSRKAGEWVPNRHGGRENLEAIDFIRHLNGVAAHEAPGALIIAEESTAWPGVSQPTQQGGLGFAYKWNMGWMHDTLHYIQNDPIHRTFHHNEMSFGLIYAYSEHFILPISHDEVVHGKHSLIDKMPGDRWQKFANLRAYLTFMWAHPGKKLLFMGCEFGQWREWNHDSELDWYLLQYPEHKGVQRLVGDLNRLYREVPALHEQDCQPQGFQWLIGDDAQNSVYAWLRWSSEGEPLLVVANFTPVPREGYRIGVPFGERWAELLNSDAELYAGSNVGNLGAVESEAITSHGQPLSLALNLPPLGVLILKPA, encoded by the coding sequence ATGAATGCAACCACGCGTGAAAACGGCGGCCTTCGGCAACGGGACCTCGACGCCCTGGCCCGCGCCGAGCACGCCGATCCATTTGCGGTACTAGGCCCCCATGGCGATGGTGCGGGCGGGCAGTTCGTCCGTGCGTTCCTGCCCAATGCCCTGAGCGCGCGCGTGCTGGCGCGCCAGGATGGGCGTGTGCTCGCCGAAATGGTGCAAGGCAAGCTGCCTGGGCTGTTCACCGCGCACCTGGATGAAGCACAGCCGTACCTGCTGCACATCGGTTGGGCCGGTGGCGAGCAGGTGACCGAAGACCCGTACAGCTTCGGCCCGCAGCTGGGTGACATGGACCTCTACCTGTTCGCCGAGGGCAACCACCGCGACCTGTCGGGGCGTTTTGGTGCTCAGCCGATGCAGGCCGATGGCATCGACGGTGTGTGCTTCTCGGTGTGGGCGCCAAATGCCCGCCGCGTGTCGGTGGTGGGTGACTTCAACAACTGGGATGGCCGGCGTCATCCCATGCGCCTGCGCCACAGCGCAGGGGTGTGGGAGCTGTTCGTGCCGCGCCTTGGTGTGGGTGAAACGTACAAGTTCGAGGTGCTGGGCAAAGAAGGCGTGTTGCCCCTGAAAGCTGACCCGCTGGCCCGCGCCACCGAGCTGCCGCCGAGCACGGCGTCGAAGGTTGCCAGTGCGCTCAGCCACCCCTGGCAAGACCACGACTGGATGGCGCAGCGTGCGCAACGTCACGCCTACAACGCGCCCCTGTCGATCTACGAACTGCATGTTGGTTCATGGCAATGCGAGCTGGATGACCTGGGCGAGGTGGCGCGTTACTACAACTGGCGCGAGCTGGCCGAGCGCCTGGTGCCCTATGTGCAGGCGCTGGGCTTCACCCACATTGAACTGATGCCGATCATGGAGCACCCGTTCGGCGGCTCCTGGGGCTATCAACCCCTGTCGATGTTCGCGCCGACCTCGCGCTACGGCAGTGCCGAAGATTTCGCCGCCTTCATCGACGCCTGCCACCAGGGCGGCATTGGCGTGATCCTCGACTGGGTACCGGCGCATTTCCCCACCGACGAACACGGCCTGGCACGCTTCGACAGCACGGCACTGTACGAGTACGACAATCCCCTGGAGGGCTACCACCAGGACTGGAACACGCTGATCTACAACCTTGGCCGTAACGAGGTGCGCGGCTTCATGCTGGCCTCGGCCTTGCTCTGGCTCAAGCAGTTCCACATCGACGGCCTGCGCGTCGATGCCGTGGCGTCGATGCTCTACCGCGACTACTCGCGCAAGGCTGGCGAGTGGGTGCCCAACCGCCATGGTGGGCGCGAGAACCTGGAGGCCATCGACTTCATCCGCCACCTCAACGGTGTGGCGGCGCATGAGGCCCCCGGCGCGCTGATCATCGCCGAGGAATCCACCGCCTGGCCAGGTGTCAGCCAGCCAACCCAGCAGGGCGGGCTGGGCTTTGCCTACAAGTGGAACATGGGCTGGATGCACGACACCCTGCACTACATCCAGAACGACCCGATTCACCGCACCTTTCATCACAACGAGATGAGCTTCGGGCTGATCTATGCCTACTCCGAGCATTTCATCCTGCCGATTTCCCACGATGAAGTGGTGCACGGCAAGCATTCGCTGATCGACAAGATGCCGGGCGATCGCTGGCAGAAGTTCGCCAATCTGCGTGCCTACCTGACCTTCATGTGGGCGCACCCGGGCAAGAAGCTGCTGTTCATGGGCTGTGAATTTGGCCAGTGGCGTGAGTGGAACCACGACAGCGAGCTGGACTGGTACCTGTTGCAGTACCCAGAGCACAAGGGCGTGCAGCGGCTGGTCGGGGACCTCAACCGCCTGTACCGCGAGGTGCCGGCGCTGCACGAACAGGATTGCCAGCCCCAGGGCTTCCAGTGGCTGATCGGCGACGATGCGCAAAACAGCGTGTACGCCTGGCTGCGCTGGAGCAGTGAGGGCGAGCCCTTGCTGGTGGTGGCCAACTTCACCCCGGTGCCGCGTGAGGGGTATCGGATTGGCGTGCCGTTTGGCGAGCGTTGGGCAGAACTGCTCAACAGCGATGCCGAACTGTATGCAGGGTCCAACGTGGGCAACCTGGGGGCGGTGGAAAGTGAAGCAATTACTAGCCATGGGCAACCACTGTCGCTGGCCCTCAACTTGCCGCCGCTGGGTGTATTGATCCTCAAACCTGCCTGA
- a CDS encoding autotransporter outer membrane beta-barrel domain-containing protein produces the protein MKRTSNPLRFDSIFCAVSTSLLLATPVETFAFELQDDPTSPSFLQQPAVPQLSLDPVSASGLNIATLNAFSEKMNERHGLAAPDLVASQWAQFFPGTSRTGAQPPDQLESPSQQLMIGPDLFLRETSAGNVHRAGIFVGHNNLQSSFNGIRPLLGDKQRNAVNLSGESLGVYWSMTHERGWHLDAVAMGSRIDINGRGESGQRLDDSGHAMTFSLEGGYPIGLGGGWVIEPQAQLINQQFFPGSRVQEETLQAFDSQPSWSGRVGAKLSGRYEVRGMPIEPYVRTNVWYDFSNADEVKLDQVDKISSSRYSTTVELGLGLVARVTPNVALFVSADYSSDVDDNDLNGLIGSLGVRMRW, from the coding sequence ATGAAAAGAACCTCGAATCCTTTGCGCTTCGACAGCATTTTCTGCGCGGTTTCCACGTCGCTGCTTCTGGCAACCCCGGTGGAAACTTTCGCATTCGAACTGCAGGACGACCCAACCTCCCCTAGCTTCTTGCAACAACCGGCGGTCCCGCAGCTATCGCTCGACCCGGTCAGCGCCAGCGGATTGAACATAGCGACCCTGAACGCCTTCTCGGAAAAGATGAACGAGCGCCACGGCCTCGCGGCGCCGGACCTGGTCGCCAGCCAGTGGGCGCAATTCTTCCCCGGCACCTCGCGCACCGGCGCACAGCCGCCCGACCAGCTCGAATCGCCCAGCCAGCAACTGATGATCGGCCCGGACCTGTTCTTGCGTGAAACCTCGGCGGGTAATGTGCACCGCGCGGGGATCTTCGTTGGCCACAACAACCTGCAGAGCAGCTTCAACGGCATTCGCCCGCTGTTGGGCGACAAGCAGCGCAATGCCGTGAACCTGAGTGGCGAAAGCCTGGGGGTGTACTGGAGCATGACCCATGAACGGGGCTGGCACCTGGATGCCGTGGCCATGGGCTCGCGTATCGACATCAATGGCCGCGGCGAAAGTGGCCAACGCCTGGACGACAGCGGCCATGCCATGACCTTCTCGCTGGAAGGTGGCTACCCAATCGGCCTGGGGGGCGGTTGGGTGATCGAACCCCAAGCCCAGTTGATCAACCAGCAGTTTTTCCCCGGTAGCCGGGTGCAGGAGGAGACGCTACAGGCATTCGACAGCCAGCCCAGTTGGAGCGGCCGGGTCGGTGCCAAGTTGTCCGGGCGCTACGAAGTGCGTGGCATGCCGATCGAACCCTATGTGCGCACCAACGTCTGGTATGACTTCAGCAATGCCGACGAGGTGAAGCTGGATCAGGTCGACAAGATCTCCAGCTCGCGGTACTCGACCACGGTGGAATTAGGCTTGGGGCTGGTGGCACGGGTGACACCGAACGTGGCGTTGTTTGTCAGTGCCGATTACAGCAGCGATGTGGATGACAATGACCTCAATGGGCTGATCGGTAGCCTTGGGGTGCGGATGCGGTGGTAG